TGAGATGGTACATCTTGAGCATTACTTAGCTGTTGCTCAAGAGAAAATGTAGGAGCTTCTACTTGAAATAGTAAAAATGCATAAGCTATATCGGAGTTATCAACAGAGCAAGGAGCAACAACCGTCAATCGGTAGATCTGATTTGGCTGTAAAGGAGAGTCAGTTTTGACTAAAGTGTATAAATTTGATGGAGAAAACCATTGATCGTAAAGAGGTTGTGCTACTTTAGGTTGGACAACGGTAACTCTATACTTTTTGACTCCTTGAGCATAAATTAAAAATTGCGGACGATTGGTGGCAACTTTAGTTGTTAAGACATCAGGAGCTACAATTCTAAAGTTGGGCGAGGTTTCGCATCCTCTAGTACCTACTCCTTTGGTTCTCCCAATTCTAGTTCTAGGAGGTGGAGCATCAGAGGGGAGTGGAGATGCCATAGCTGGCAAAATATTCAGAAATATTAAAAAGAGACTCATTAAATATTGCATCATCTC
Above is a window of Merismopedia glauca CCAP 1448/3 DNA encoding:
- a CDS encoding DUF928 domain-containing protein — protein: MSLFLIFLNILPAMASPLPSDAPPPRTRIGRTKGVGTRGCETSPNFRIVAPDVLTTKVATNRPQFLIYAQGVKKYRVTVVQPKVAQPLYDQWFSPSNLYTLVKTDSPLQPNQIYRLTVVAPCSVDNSDIAYAFLLFQVEAPTFSLEQQLSNAQDVPSQAKIYADNGYFLEAISLIFTKNPEVTSIPLINTLIPDN